From Dendropsophus ebraccatus isolate aDenEbr1 chromosome 2, aDenEbr1.pat, whole genome shotgun sequence, a single genomic window includes:
- the LOC138784876 gene encoding cyclin-dependent kinase 5 activator 1-like: MGTVLSLSPGSRKASLYDDGSGSLAHYTSVSKSSGQKPDKALKRHSIFIPALTWKRLVASTKKKTSRKGTANSNYQKDVAHLNHENVKKSLSCANLSSYDSQPLAPLSSKQISSIKKVSSTTGGGGSPKRVIVQASTGELLKCLGEFLCRRCYRLKHLSPTDPILWLRSVDRSLLLQGWQDQAFVTPANVVFVYLLCRDVIDGDSVATEHDLQAALLTCLYLSYSYMGNEISYPLKPFLVEAGKDAFWDRCLCIIDAMSAKMLRINADPHYFTQVFADLKNEGNRDEFSRVLDR; the protein is encoded by the coding sequence ATGGGCACCGTCTTGTCCCTGTCACCGGGCTCTCGGAAGGCCAGCCTGTACGATGACGGCTCGGGATCCCTGGCACATTACACGAGCGTAAGCAAGAGCAGTGGGCAGAAGCCTGACAAGGCGCTGAAACGACACTCCATTTTCATTCCAGCTCTCACCTGGAAGAGGCTGGTGGCCTCCACCAAGAAAAAGACATCCAGAAAGGGAACTGCCAACAGCAACTACCAGAAAGATGTTGCCCATTTAAACCACGAGAATGTGAAAAAATCTCTATCCTGTGCCAATCTCTCCAGCTACGACAGTCAACCCCTGGCCCCTCTTAGCTCCAAGCAGATCTCATCCATCAAGAAGGTCTCCAGCACCACCGGAGGTGGTGGTTCTCCAAAGAGAGTCATCGTCCAGGCCTCCACCGGTGAACTCCTGAAATGCCTTGGAGAATTCCTCTGCAGGAGATGCTACCGACTGAAACACTTGTCCCCCACAGACCCTATTCTATGGTTACGTAGTGTTGACCGCTCCTTGCTTCTCCAAGGATGGCAAGACCAGGCCTTCGTCACCCCGGCCAACGTGGTTTTTGTCTACTTGCTCTGCAGGGACGTCATTGACGGGGACTCTGTGGCCACTGAGCATGACTTGCAAGCCGCTCTCTTGACCTGCCTGTATCTATCCTACTCCTACATGGGCAACGAGATCTCCTACCCTCTTAAGCCTTTCTTGGTGGAAGCGGGCAAAGATGCCTTCTGGGACCGATGTCTCTGTATCATTGATGCTATGAGTGCCAAGATGTTGAGAATTAACGCAGACCCGCACTATTTCACCCAGGTGTTTGCTGACCTAAAAAACGAGGGCAATCGTGATGAATTCTCCAGAGTACTTGACCGGTGA